One part of the Cyclobacteriaceae bacterium genome encodes these proteins:
- a CDS encoding DUF4249 family protein: protein MRKKSLFSILLIVFMAACIDRVMLDFEIPAKFSIVVDGMISDQPGPYTIELTRGFDIESKSSFKEYVSVKRVVISDNTGNEEELSEVSRGIYRTNADGIRGVVGRVYKLRIELLDDRIYESIPDSLMPAGEVERVYHQFVAEKTPEGQTTYGFDVFFDSNAKNLSSYRFLWKFVGTYQIETNPEFFTRSCGESRCPAPLFCSSYVLGPNGLEWVKPCECCTCWVNFFNTLPLVSDNQFNQTGRFIGVKATRVPINQWTFMHKVHAEIQQMSLSRNAFAFWKAIRTQKEAASNIFQPITGKIPSNFIQISGEKGPIEGLFFATSIFKNSVYISRNDISNQSIIPVQQMPFSDSCLKLFPFSTNIKPEYWEE from the coding sequence ATGAGGAAAAAGTCTTTGTTTTCAATTCTATTAATTGTCTTTATGGCCGCCTGTATTGACCGGGTAATGCTCGATTTCGAGATTCCTGCAAAATTCTCGATTGTTGTTGATGGGATGATATCCGATCAGCCGGGGCCCTATACCATTGAACTAACTAGAGGTTTTGACATTGAATCAAAATCATCGTTTAAAGAATACGTTTCGGTTAAACGTGTAGTTATTTCCGATAATACGGGTAATGAAGAGGAGCTATCGGAAGTAAGTCGGGGTATTTATCGCACAAATGCTGATGGTATTAGGGGTGTTGTTGGACGAGTCTATAAACTTCGGATTGAATTACTTGATGACCGTATTTATGAATCAATACCGGATTCATTGATGCCCGCAGGTGAGGTTGAGCGCGTTTACCATCAATTTGTTGCCGAGAAAACACCAGAAGGTCAGACAACATATGGCTTTGATGTTTTCTTTGACTCCAATGCCAAAAATCTCAGCTCTTACAGGTTTTTATGGAAATTTGTAGGCACATATCAAATAGAAACAAACCCGGAATTCTTCACACGGTCATGTGGCGAGAGCCGATGCCCGGCACCACTTTTTTGTAGCTCATACGTGCTTGGACCGAATGGGTTAGAATGGGTTAAGCCCTGTGAATGCTGCACATGCTGGGTTAATTTTTTTAATACCCTGCCTCTTGTAAGCGATAATCAATTTAATCAAACCGGCAGATTTATTGGCGTAAAGGCAACCAGAGTTCCGATAAACCAATGGACATTTATGCATAAAGTACATGCCGAAATACAACAAATGAGCTTGTCCCGTAATGCCTTTGCTTTTTGGAAAGCGATTCGAACCCAAAAAGAGGCTGCTTCAAATATTTTTCAACCCATAACAGGAAAAATCCCCAGCAATTTCATTCAAATCAGTGGAGAGAAAGGACCGATAGAAGGCTTATTTTTTGCCACTTCCATTTTCAAAAATTCGGTTTACATATCACGAAACGATATTTCCAATCAAAGCATAATTCCGGTGCAGCAAATGCCGTTCTCGGACTCATGCTTAAAGCTATTTCCGTTCTCAACTAATATAAAACCCGAATATTGGGAAGAATGA